The sequence ACATTCCGCTGGTTCCTCGGACACCCCCATCTACAGCCAGCTTGTCGCCGAGCGAGGTGACGTGCCCAGCCGGACACGCGATGAGGCCGAGCGACTGCACCGCATGCTGGAACCCGTTTTCGGCACGAGTACCCCTGAACGTCCGCAGAGGGCCATACCGCAGGGTTCCTTCTTCGGCGCTGGACCTCGTCCGTGACGGCGGTGCGAGAAGGCCGGAGCGGGTCTCGTTCAAGAACGGACGGTACGCGACGAAGCGGCGGGACGTATGACAGGTGGCGGATGCAGATGACGTGAGGCGGCCACCGCCGCCTGACCTCTAGCGTGTGCCGGAACCAGGCTCACTCGACGATCACAAGCCCCTGAGCCCCGTGTCCGGCAAGAGGCACCGCGTCCGGCTGGACCTACGCCGCCTTGGCCTAGCCGGCGTAGGCGATCGCCAGGACCGTGATGTTGTTCGTCTGCTCGTTGACCAGGATGACGATCGCGGCGCGGCCGCGGGCGACTGTGCGGACGATTCCATCGTCCTCCCCATATGGCTCGCTAGCAGCGAGAGGGTCCTGGACGGCATCGACGAGGCAGACCGCGATGTCACGGCGAGCCTCGTCGGGCAGGTTCTTGTAGATGTCGTACTGATCGGCGGGGATGTGGAGCCTGAAGGTCACGCGGCGCCCCGCCGCCCTTGCGCGTCATCCACGACGGTGTCGGTCATGTCGGGGGCGGTCTCGTACTCGGGCGGCACAGTGCCGTGCTCCTTGACGTACGCGCGTGCGGCTTCGATGCGCGGGCGGGCTGCATCAAGCGTCTCCGCGGCCGTGGCCCATCCCTCCAGCCGCGCGGGCAGCTCCTCGAGAGGAGTCAGGTTGACGTCCGCCAAGAGCTGCTGCCGAAGAGAACTGTGCGGCAGGGCAACGTGCAGCTGGTCCACGGTCCACTCGCGCGGCGCCATGTCCTCACCCTCCTTCGACGGCGGTATGCCGGATCCCAGCCTAGCGGTACAAGCCGAGTGCGGGGAGGCGCCCATCCTCTTCGCTCGGGTCAGGGGTGCCGTCCCCTGTCCCGCCCCCGGACTCATCGAGACGATCATCGGAGCGCGGACTGTCTGGCGAAAGGGCCTGTCCTGCGCGGAGGGCCCTGGAATGATGAATCACCACATCACACCAGATCGCCAAAGGGGACGAATGGGCCTGCACATTTCGCGGATCGAGATCCGGAACTTCCGGAACTTCCGGCATCTGGTCATCGACGGCTTCCCCGCCCACGCCGTGATCGTCGGCGAGAACGGCGTCGGCAAGTCGAACTTGCTGGAAGCGATCCGCCTGGTCCTCGACCCGTCTCTGTCCGACGCCCGGCGGATGCTGCGCGAGGAGGACATCTGGGAGGGAGACCCAGCAGGCCTGGCCGGCGGTGCCGAAGTGAGCATCGTGGTGGAGCTACGGGGCTTCGACGAGGACGCTGACGCCAAGAGCATCCTGTCGACCGCCGTCGTGGCCTTTGACCCCTATGTAGCCCGGCTGACCTACCGCTTCACTCCCCGGGCCGAGGTGGCGACCGCCGCCGGCCCCCGGGTGGAGCCCACCGGCCGGCCGCTGACCGCGAAGGACTACGACGCCGTCGTCTTCGCCGGTGCCAGCGAGACCAACGACGTGCGCGCCATCCGCCGCGAAGTCGCCCTGCGCGTCCTGCCGGCTCTGCGCGACGCCGAGGCAGACCTGCACAACTGGCGGCGCAGCCCCTTGAGGGATCTGCTGGAGCGACTGCCTCTGGACCCGGTGAACCTGGAAGCCACGGCCTCGGCGATCGCGACCGCAGTCGACCAGCTCACCAAGGACGACAACATCACCAAGCTGGAGGGGCACCTGACGGACCGGCTGGGAGCCATGTTCGGGCCACGCCTGGCCGTACAGCCCACCCTCGGCTTCGCCTCCTCCAAGCCGGACGAACTGATCCGCGCCGTCCGCCTGTTCTTCGACACGGCCCGCCGCAGGGGCATCTCCGACGCCAGTCTGGGCAGCGCGAACGTCATCTACCTCGGCCTGCTGCTGGAAGCCCTCAGCCAGCAGCAGCTGGACGAGGAATTCATCGCCACGCTGGTCGCCGTGGAAGAGCCCGAAGCCCACCTCCACGTCACCCTCCAGCGGCATCTCTTCAAGTACCTGCTGCGCACCGGACCGTCACTCATCCTCACCACCCACAGCCCGCACATCGCCGCCGTCGCCCCGGTCCGCTCCTTCATCGTGCTGCGCGCGACGGAGGACGGCACGACCGGCGCCACGACGTCCGCCCTCCCCGTCAGCAGCGAGGAGGCCGCGGACCTGGAGCGCTACCTCGACATCAGCCGCGCCGAGATCCTCTTCGCCTCCGCCGTCGTGCTGGTCGAAGGCCTGGCAGAGCTGTACATCCTTCCCGCCCTGGCGCAAGCCGCGGAATTCGATCTCGACGCCTACGGCACCGTGGTGGCCAGCGTCCACGGCACCGACTTCAAGCCCTACCGCGCGTTCCTCGGTCCCAAGGGACTCAACACCCCCCACGTGGTCATCACCGACGGAGACGCCGCCCGCGACAAACTCGGCCGGCGGGAAGCCGGCCTCAAGCGAGGCGCGAACCTCCACCCCGAGGAAGCCCGACGAAAGGCCCTTCTGGATCAGATCGCCCAACTGCCGGGACCCGATCAGACCAGCTACCACACGGCCCGCGATCCCCTCGCTGCCGATCTCCTGGGCATCGGCGTCTACGTCGGCGCCCAGACCCTGGAGACCGACCTCTGCCCCCTGTTCGGCGAGGAGATCATTCAGGCGTTCAAGGAACTGAGCGGCAACGCCACCGCGATCGACGAGGTGACCCGCGGCGTCGCCAACGAGCGGAACGCGACGATCGACCCCGACATCCGCAAGCAGATGCTCAAACGGATCTCGGCCCTCGGCAAGGGCCGCTTTGCGCAGCGCCTCGCCGCCCACATCGCCCAGGTGGACCTGGACGCCCGCATCCGGGCCGCAGCCCAGATCACCAGGGACGACGTGCCACTCGACGAGCAGGCTCTGCGCCGCCTGGGCACCGCCTCCTACCTCTTCCTGGCCATGGAGGCCATCAGCCGCGCGGCCCGTGGAACCTCCTTCCTGACCAAGCACGCGACCCCGTCAGAGGTCAGCCGGCAGGGCAACGATGCAGATCAGTGACACCCTCCTCGCCGAGCTCGAGGAGCTGCACCT comes from Streptomyces aurantiacus and encodes:
- a CDS encoding ATP-dependent nuclease, whose amino-acid sequence is MGLHISRIEIRNFRNFRHLVIDGFPAHAVIVGENGVGKSNLLEAIRLVLDPSLSDARRMLREEDIWEGDPAGLAGGAEVSIVVELRGFDEDADAKSILSTAVVAFDPYVARLTYRFTPRAEVATAAGPRVEPTGRPLTAKDYDAVVFAGASETNDVRAIRREVALRVLPALRDAEADLHNWRRSPLRDLLERLPLDPVNLEATASAIATAVDQLTKDDNITKLEGHLTDRLGAMFGPRLAVQPTLGFASSKPDELIRAVRLFFDTARRRGISDASLGSANVIYLGLLLEALSQQQLDEEFIATLVAVEEPEAHLHVTLQRHLFKYLLRTGPSLILTTHSPHIAAVAPVRSFIVLRATEDGTTGATTSALPVSSEEAADLERYLDISRAEILFASAVVLVEGLAELYILPALAQAAEFDLDAYGTVVASVHGTDFKPYRAFLGPKGLNTPHVVITDGDAARDKLGRREAGLKRGANLHPEEARRKALLDQIAQLPGPDQTSYHTARDPLAADLLGIGVYVGAQTLETDLCPLFGEEIIQAFKELSGNATAIDEVTRGVANERNATIDPDIRKQMLKRISALGKGRFAQRLAAHIAQVDLDARIRAAAQITRDDVPLDEQALRRLGTASYLFLAMEAISRAARGTSFLTKHATPSEVSRQGNDADQ